In a single window of the Branchiostoma floridae strain S238N-H82 chromosome 2, Bfl_VNyyK, whole genome shotgun sequence genome:
- the LOC118410396 gene encoding frataxin, mitochondrial-like has translation MFGNRIIVSVGNMSALSRVPGTMMRHVLRRCCQVRRVYRLPLTVKHYPVLQQCATFRTICNVRMCSDQQSNSQIALNEYHRIADDTLDGLAEYLEDLGDQDCCPPDYDVQFSSDVLTLRLGGDLGTYVINKQTPNRQIWLSSPTSGPKRYDYSPDRGSWVYRHDNNTMHSLLQEELAAALQLDIKLKHLPYSGGSHSS, from the exons ATGTTTGGAAATAGAATAATAGTCTCTGTAGGAAACATGTCCGCCTTGTCAAGAGTTCCTGGGACGATGATGCGCCACGTTCTGCGGCGCTGCTGTCAAGTCAGACGCGTTTACAGACTTCCACTG ACGGTGAAGCACTATCCAGTTTTACAGCAGTGTGCAACATTTAGAACCATATGTAACGTGAGGATGTGCAGTGATCAACAAAGTAACAG TCAGATAGCGCTGAATGAGTACCACCGCATCGCAGACGACACCCTGGACGGCCTGGCAGAGTATCTAGAGGACCTGGGGGACCAGGACTGCTGCCCACCTGACTACGATGTACAGTTCTCC TCAGATGTCCTGACGCTCAGACTGGGGGGAGACCTGGGAACGTACGTCATCAACAAACAGACACCCAACAGACAGATCTGGCTGTCTTCACCTACCAG TGGGCCCAAGCGGTACGACTACTCCCCTGATAGAGGCAGTTGGGTGTATCGCCATGACAACAACACCATGCACAGTCTGTTACAGGAGGAATTGGCAGCTGCACTCCAGCTCGACATCAAACTGAAACACCTGCCTTACAGTGGAGGGAGTCACTCAAGCTGA